The following DNA comes from Buttiauxella agrestis.
CACTGAGCGCTCTGATGGCACCCAGTTCGCGGCTGATCAGCGTGAATTGGTGATCGCGGAATCCTTTTATTTTATTCAGGTTTTCGGTTTGCCCCACCAGGCCGTCGAGTGTTTCCTGAATCATTGATAATTCGTCCTGAATTGTTTTCCGGCGCGTATCGAATAGCTTTTCCTGGAGATTTCTTGCATCCGCCAGGCGTTTATTATTGGCGAACTGTTTTGTCAGGCTCGCATCGAAAGCGATAGTTTCCAGACCATCTCTTTCCGCCAGCAAACGGTCTTCATTGCTTTTGGCTGAGATATATTGCGCGTTTAAGGCACTGAAACGCATGTCGAGTTGCATTTTGTCCAGGCGCACTAATATCTGATTTTTTTGGACCGCATCTCCCTCTTTAATAAAGATGTCGGTCACTCGACCACCGCTCAGGTGTTGAATTGTTTTGCGGTTGCTTGAAACGGTGACGGTGCCGTCAGCCACCACGCCAGCGTCCAGCGGTGCCTGTACCGCCCACAATAAGAACCCTCCAACGCCTATGACTATCACAATAATCCCGCGCAGAATCGGGGGCCAAATTTGAGTGTCCACGCTGCCGGAACCGTCTGTTTCAGGGTTATTTTTGTTCTTTTTCATTTTCTGTCAGGCCTCACGTTGCTGAACATTCGCCGCTGAAGCAGGAGTGGCTACCGGTTTTAAGATGTTGGCTTGTCGCAAATTCGCGAAGACCTGATCGCGGGTGCCGAACTCCTGCACGGCCCCCTCGTTGAGAAGTAAGACTTTGTTGACCACGCCGAGCAGTGTTGGGCGGTGAGAGATAATGACGGTGGTTTGCCCCTGTGTGCGCAGCGTATTAATGGCCTTCACGAGGGCAAATTCACCGGCATCGTCGAGGTTGGCGTTGGGTTCATCAAGGACGATAAATGCCGGATTGTTGTAAACCGCACGCGCAAGCCCAATTCGCTGGCGCTGCCCGCCGGAGAGTTGATGCCCGCCCGCGCCCAGTGGCGTGTCGTAACCTTGTGGGAGGCGTAAAATCATGTCGTGCACGCCCGCCAGTACCGCGGCTTCGACGATAAGCGTGCTGTCGTTGTTGGAAAAGCGGGAGATATTTTGCGCGATGCTGCCATCAAATAATTCAACATCTTGCGGCAGATAGCCCATGGATGGGCCAAGCAGTTCTTTATCCCACTGGCAAATGTCCGCTCCGTCCAGGCGAACTTTGCCGGATAACGGTTTCCAGACCCCAACCAGAAGTTTGGCGAGCGAAGTTTTGCCGGAAGCCGATGGGCCGATGATGCCCAACACTTCGCCTTTTTCGAGTTGGAATGAAATATTACGCAGCAGCGGAGCATGCTGACCGGGCGCTGCGGCAAAGACACTTTCAACGCTGATATTGCCCTTTGGGCGCGGCAGCGTCAGGACTTCTTTCGCCGCCGGATATTCTTTCAGTAGTGTGGATATCTGGTGCCACGCGCTACGAAACTGCACAAACTGTTTCCAGCTACCAATGATTTGTTCTACCGGATTCAACACTCGGCCAAGAATAATGGAGGCGGCAATCATTAACCCCGGAGTAATTTGCCCCCCGATCACCAGTAATGCCCCCGCCCCGAGTGCAACGGATTGCAGTAATACCCGCACAAAGCGGCTCAGACTGCTTAAATTCGCGGTTTTGTCGGCAATCTGGGTTTGTAGAATCAATACTTTGCTGTGCTGTTCCTGCCAGTTAAGTTTCAGGGTGGAAAGCATGCCCATGGCTTCAATCGTGTCGGAATTTTGCAGTTGTTTATTGAGTTTTGTGGCGTTATTGATGGTTAACGCATGGGCTTGCTGGATAGGGCGTTTGGTTGAGAATTCAGAAACCAGCGTCAGAATAAAGAGTATTAATATCCCGGCCAGAGAGAGGTATCCCAATAGCGGGTGGACAAGAAAGGCCATGAATAAATAAATAGGCGTCCAGGGGATATCCAGTAACGCAAATAAACTGCTGCCGGAAAGAAACTGGCGAATTTGATCCAGTTCTGCCAGTGACTGCGCGGGGTTATTTTCGCCAGTGGCGACCTTGCGTTTAAAGGCGGCATTAAAGACTAACTGGCTTAATTTAACATCCAGGCGATTACCGAGTCTTATCATGACGCTGGAACGCGCGGATTCAATCATTGCAATCACGATGTAAATACCGACAATCAGTAACGTTAACATCAGTAAAGTGGTGGTATTTTTGCTGACCAGAACACGGTCATAGACCTGCAACATATAGATTGCCGGCGCCAGCATAAGCATATTAATCACACAACTAAAAAACAGCAGCATAATAAAGGTGGGTTTCGTTCCCTTTAATGCATCCTTCAGTTCTGT
Coding sequences within:
- a CDS encoding type I secretion system permease/ATPase, yielding MSRQHTPTELKDALKGTKPTFIMLLFFSCVINMLMLAPAIYMLQVYDRVLVSKNTTTLLMLTLLIVGIYIVIAMIESARSSVMIRLGNRLDVKLSQLVFNAAFKRKVATGENNPAQSLAELDQIRQFLSGSSLFALLDIPWTPIYLFMAFLVHPLLGYLSLAGILILFILTLVSEFSTKRPIQQAHALTINNATKLNKQLQNSDTIEAMGMLSTLKLNWQEQHSKVLILQTQIADKTANLSSLSRFVRVLLQSVALGAGALLVIGGQITPGLMIAASIILGRVLNPVEQIIGSWKQFVQFRSAWHQISTLLKEYPAAKEVLTLPRPKGNISVESVFAAAPGQHAPLLRNISFQLEKGEVLGIIGPSASGKTSLAKLLVGVWKPLSGKVRLDGADICQWDKELLGPSMGYLPQDVELFDGSIAQNISRFSNNDSTLIVEAAVLAGVHDMILRLPQGYDTPLGAGGHQLSGGQRQRIGLARAVYNNPAFIVLDEPNANLDDAGEFALVKAINTLRTQGQTTVIISHRPTLLGVVNKVLLLNEGAVQEFGTRDQVFANLRQANILKPVATPASAANVQQREA